Genomic DNA from Oscillospiraceae bacterium:
ACGCTTCGTCGAGCGTATTGACCTCGGTTCCGATCTCAACCAACATGGAATTTTTGGTGAGATGCATATTGTAGCGCCTTGCGACAAAATAAATCGGGCGAGCCAACCCCTCGTACAGTTCGTTCATGGACTGCTGCAGGCGCACATCGAACCGGAGGTTATATTCCCAATTTAGAAATTCGAGTGCGCCGTCCTCGTTGCAGCCGGCTACGATCATCACCTGCGCCGCCTTTTTGCCGTCGATAATCACGGTGGGTTTGATGCGGGTGCCGTCGGAATCCGTCAGGCTGTCGCGGTGAATATCAATGACCATCTCGATGGAGGAATATTTTTTGAGCATGGCCTCGACGGCTTCTGCCGAACGGTCATAAGCGCCGTTGAATTCAGGGTCGTCAAAGACCTCGGTGATATGGATGGTATTGATGCCGGCATCGTTGAGCGCATCCGCAATGACATTGCCGACAGCGACGATGTTTTCTTCCTGATCGGTACCGCGGCCAATATAGTCGGAGGGACAGGAGTCGCTCTCCTCATCGAGATAGGCCTCGGTGGTGTGAGTATGGATGATCAGAATCTGAGGGCGTCCGTTTTTGACCATGTCGATGACCGGCTTTTGTGCCAGATAGGTTGCGATATTGATCGTGTGATTTTTGGTGAGATTGGACAAAGTCACGCCGTCGTACTCGATGTCGGTTGCGGTCGGCATCATCAACGTCTCCTCGATCGGGTCAATGCCGTCGTCCTCGGGCTCGGAAGTCTGGGAAAGTTCAGATACTTCCGATAATTCGGATGGCTCGTCCGACACAACCTCTGAGGTGATTGAGACCGCCGGTACCTGCAGCCGGGCCGCCGCAACGGCCAGTTTTTTCGAAAACTCCCAGAGCGGGTTTCGCGCCACGACCGCCACGACAAGGGCGGTGACCACAGCTAAAAATTTTAACAGTCCTTTCAAATTCCGTGCAGTTCGCATAATCGTCCCTCCTGTGGTAAAAGGGATATGCGCGGACAAGCCGGGATATGAATATCAGTGAAAAGTGAAGAGTGAAAAGTGAAGAGGTAAGGTACCGCTGCGGCTGGCATATCAATTTGACCACCCCGACACTGCGTGCCACCCCTCCATGGAGGGGAATTGCTGGCTTTTTACCTTCGAAACCTGCTTCCATCTTCGGTTTAAACCGTAGGGGCGGCCCCATGTGGCCGCCCGAAGATGACCACCCCGTCCGCTTCGCGTCCATCCCTCCACGGAGGGGAATTGCTGGTTTTTTACCTTCGAAACCCGCTTCCATCCTCGGTTTAAACCGTAGGGGCGGCCCCATGTGGCCGCCCGAGGATGACCACCCCGGCACTGCGTACCACCCCTCCACAGAGGGGAATTAAAGGAAGAGTGAAGGTAAAGTGTGCGGTTACGCTTCCTGTCAGTGTAAAGTAACATTAAAATATTCGTATAGGTATTTCACTGTGCACTTTAAACAATCAACTGTTCACTTTTTAAGACATCTCCAGCAGCACTTCGGGGTCCATCGACGGCTGCGCGGCTAAATTGAATGCCAGCGCGATCAAGCGCCCGACAGCTGTGACGATCTTGTCGATTTCCTGAGAGGTCACCATCAGCTGTTCCGCCTTTTCGGGTAATAATTTGCGGGTTTCCTCGCGCTTTTGTTCCTCGATATTAAAAAGATCGCAGGCCAGTGTCGCGCCGTCGACGACCAGCGGTACGCCGATGGCGATCACTTTACAGCCCAGTGTCTTTTCGTCAATGGCGGTGCGGGTGTTGCCGACGCCGCTGCCGGGGGCGATGCCGGTATCGCTGATCTGCACCGTGCGTGAGAGGCGAGAAAGGCGCCGGGCGGCCAATGCGTCCGTCGTCACGACTGCTGCGGGCTTGGTTCTGTCTACGACGCCGCTGAGGAGTTCGGCGGTCTCGATGCCGGTTTGAGACAGCACGCCCGCCGAAAAGACGCTGACAGGCCGGAGCCCCTTGAGCTCAGGCATGTCCTTGGGCAGATGACGGGTCGCAAGCACTTTTTCGGCGGCGATGGGCCCCAACGAATCGGGCGTGATGCTGCGGTTGCCCAATCCGCAAAATAACAGATCCCCCTCTTTGGGGAGCATATCGGACAGATGTTTTGCAACCTCTTTGGACAGGGCCAACAGCGACTCATTGTCACCGGGTTCCTCGTCGAATTCGACAGTGACGTATTTGCCGATGGGTTTCCCCAGTTTTTGCGCCGCCTCTTCGGTCATGACCGTAATCACATGAACCCGGCAGCCCGCACCCTCGCCCTTTTTGACTTCGACACCTTCGGGTGTGCCGCGCACTTCGCTGCATTCGACGGCAAGGTCGATATTTTTCAAAAAAATCCCCCGCTTTCGTTTTCGGTAGTGTTCGCGCGGGGAAAAGATTTATGCAAACGGAATGGATGAGCCCAAGATCCTTCGCTGCGCTCAGGATGACAGAATGAAAATGAATTTATGCGGGATAGAGAGGACAGAATAAAAACGAAAAACCCGAAAGAGCCTTTATATGAAGCTCTTTCGGGCGGAAAGCGAGAGGATATTATGAAGCACACGCCGCAGACCTATGAGAAGTTGGTGGCCGATTCCGCGCCGAAAACCAACAGCGTTAAGAACTGTTTTTTCGCATTTGTGATCGGCGGGTTTATCTGTTGTCTGGGGCAGGGGGCGTTCGATATCGCAATGGCGGGCGGAATGGATAAAAAGGGCGCGTCGGCGATTTCGTCGGTGCTTTTGATTTTCCTCGCCGCGCTGCTGACGGCGTTGAACGTTTTTGATAAAATCGGCAATATCGCAGGGGCAGGGACATTGGTGCCGATTACAGGATTCGCCAACTCGGTGGTCAGCTCGGCGATGGAGTTTAAAAGCGAGGGTTTGATTTTCGGAACCGGTGTGAAAATTTTTAACATTGCGGGACCGGTGATCGTCTACGGGACGCTGTTTTCGGCGGCCTATGGGGTCATCGCTCTGATATTCGGCCTTGTATGAAGTCGAGAATATCCTGGGCGACCCGTTCCCGGTCGAGTTCGTTTAAAAGTTCGTGCCGGTCGCCGTCGTAGCCCTTGATCGAACAGCGGGTACAGCCGGCGCTTTCCAGCAGCGAAATGGTCTGTGCGGGGCCTCTGCCGTATTCGCTGACCGGATCGTCGGTGCCGAAAACGAAGAAGATCGGGAGGTCTTTGGGGATGTTTTCGACGCCTTTCGGCGTGTTGATAAATTCGAGAATTTTGATCAGGTCGTAATAACCGGAGACCGTGACGGTATAATTGCACAGCGGGTCGGCACAGTATTTATCGACGATCATCGCGTCCTTGGTCAGCCAATCGTTTTCGGTGCGATGATTGGGGATGCGGTCCAGATAGCCGTCGCAGGCAAGATTTTTCGCGAATGCGCTGCGGTACCGGTCCCCTTTAAAAAGGGTGTACATGGCGGTGAGAATCTTTCCGATGGCGGATTTCGGGTTTTTCGGGGAGGTTCCGCAGAGGATCGCGCCGGCGAGTTCCCCGCCGTGGGCGTTGAGATAGGCGCGCGCGATATACGAACCCATGCTGTGCCCGAACAGGAAAACGGGCAGATTTGGGTACTGTTCCTTGATGAGCTTTGTCAAGGTGTAGACGTCTTCGGAAAGGAATTTCCAGCCGTCTTTTTTGGCAAAATAGCCGAGGTCT
This window encodes:
- the gpr gene encoding GPR endopeptidase; translated protein: MKNIDLAVECSEVRGTPEGVEVKKGEGAGCRVHVITVMTEEAAQKLGKPIGKYVTVEFDEEPGDNESLLALSKEVAKHLSDMLPKEGDLLFCGLGNRSITPDSLGPIAAEKVLATRHLPKDMPELKGLRPVSVFSAGVLSQTGIETAELLSGVVDRTKPAAVVTTDALAARRLSRLSRTVQISDTGIAPGSGVGNTRTAIDEKTLGCKVIAIGVPLVVDGATLACDLFNIEEQKREETRKLLPEKAEQLMVTSQEIDKIVTAVGRLIALAFNLAAQPSMDPEVLLEMS
- a CDS encoding stage II sporulation protein P, with protein sequence MRTARNLKGLLKFLAVVTALVVAVVARNPLWEFSKKLAVAAARLQVPAVSITSEVVSDEPSELSEVSELSQTSEPEDDGIDPIEETLMMPTATDIEYDGVTLSNLTKNHTINIATYLAQKPVIDMVKNGRPQILIIHTHTTEAYLDEESDSCPSDYIGRGTDQEENIVAVGNVIADALNDAGINTIHITEVFDDPEFNGAYDRSAEAVEAMLKKYSSIEMVIDIHRDSLTDSDGTRIKPTVIIDGKKAAQVMIVAGCNEDGALEFLNWEYNLRFDVRLQQSMNELYEGLARPIYFVARRYNMHLTKNSMLVEIGTEVNTLDEALYSAQLFANSLLKTLDDL
- a CDS encoding alpha/beta fold hydrolase produces the protein MQKKEISYPSANGTDTIRAYIRLPEEPEKAIGIVQISHGVCEYFGRYEWFCDFLCKNGLIVCGNDHLGHGNSVKTPEDLGYFAKKDGWKFLSEDVYTLTKLIKEQYPNLPVFLFGHSMGSYIARAYLNAHGGELAGAILCGTSPKNPKSAIGKILTAMYTLFKGDRYRSAFAKNLACDGYLDRIPNHRTENDWLTKDAMIVDKYCADPLCNYTVTVSGYYDLIKILEFINTPKGVENIPKDLPIFFVFGTDDPVSEYGRGPAQTISLLESAGCTRCSIKGYDGDRHELLNELDRERVAQDILDFIQGRISER
- a CDS encoding SpoVA/SpoVAEb family sporulation membrane protein; the protein is MKHTPQTYEKLVADSAPKTNSVKNCFFAFVIGGFICCLGQGAFDIAMAGGMDKKGASAISSVLLIFLAALLTALNVFDKIGNIAGAGTLVPITGFANSVVSSAMEFKSEGLIFGTGVKIFNIAGPVIVYGTLFSAAYGVIALIFGLV